The Achromobacter deleyi genome has a window encoding:
- a CDS encoding fumarylacetoacetate hydrolase family protein, which translates to MKIAVFRIDGKRRVGVVSEDGATVTALDFPPELAAAGALTAVEWLAEGRALPAQTGPTYRWDQVEHEAPLPAQRRNLFCVGRNYHAHAKELRDSVFKDNDANPESWPIVFTKVPQTVVGPWADVLLPQGISDKIDYEAELAVVIGKGGRNISRAEAMSHVIAYTVVNDVTARDVQMRHQQWDLGKSFDTFCPMGPWLVTADELDGRKTRVRCWVNGELRQDGNTEDLIFDIPTLIETCSRGITLYPGDVIATGTPAGVGQGLNPPQFLKNGDTVRVEIDGIGRIENRFV; encoded by the coding sequence ATGAAGATCGCGGTATTTCGAATCGATGGTAAGCGCCGGGTGGGCGTGGTTTCCGAGGACGGCGCTACGGTGACTGCCCTGGACTTTCCGCCGGAGCTTGCGGCGGCCGGCGCGCTGACGGCGGTGGAATGGCTGGCCGAGGGTCGCGCCTTGCCTGCCCAGACGGGGCCAACCTACCGCTGGGATCAGGTGGAGCACGAGGCGCCTTTGCCGGCACAGCGGCGCAACCTGTTCTGCGTGGGACGCAACTATCACGCCCACGCCAAGGAGCTGCGCGACTCCGTGTTCAAGGACAACGACGCCAACCCTGAATCCTGGCCCATCGTGTTCACCAAGGTGCCGCAGACGGTGGTGGGCCCCTGGGCGGATGTGCTGCTGCCCCAGGGCATCTCCGACAAGATCGACTACGAAGCGGAGCTGGCGGTGGTGATCGGCAAGGGTGGCCGCAATATCTCCCGCGCCGAAGCCATGAGCCATGTGATCGCCTACACGGTGGTCAATGACGTCACCGCGCGCGATGTGCAGATGCGCCATCAGCAATGGGATCTGGGCAAATCCTTCGACACCTTCTGCCCCATGGGTCCCTGGCTGGTGACGGCCGACGAACTGGACGGCCGGAAGACCCGGGTGCGCTGCTGGGTGAATGGCGAGCTGCGCCAGGATGGCAACACCGAAGACCTGATCTTCGACATTCCCACGCTGATCGAAACCTGCTCTCGCGGCATCACGCTGTATCCGGGCGACGTCATCGCCACCGGCACCCCCGCCGGCGTGGGCCAGGGCCTCAATCCGCCGCAGTTCCTCAAGAACGGCGATACGGTGCGGGTGGAGATCGACGGCATCGGGAGGATCGAAAACCGGTTCGTCTGA
- a CDS encoding FadR/GntR family transcriptional regulator, with amino-acid sequence MDKASAMRAVIIENLQSGAWPAGHRLPTERALSEQFGISRSTVRRNLAELKDEGLISQRVGSGTYANPPSTLAQTEALLRGEVLSTSPAELMAARLVLEPAIAALVVQHGTPADFAAMQHACDEAEAAASFEAFEIWDAKLHELMATATHNLFIEKVFALMTAARSQATWGALKRKSLTPERREAYQTEHREIVDALHDRDAERAMAAVRRHLLHVRDNLLG; translated from the coding sequence ATGGACAAAGCCTCCGCCATGCGGGCGGTCATCATCGAGAATCTGCAATCCGGCGCCTGGCCCGCCGGTCACCGGCTGCCCACGGAACGCGCCCTGAGCGAACAATTCGGCATCAGCCGGTCCACGGTGCGCCGCAACCTGGCGGAATTGAAGGACGAAGGCCTGATCTCGCAACGCGTGGGCAGCGGCACCTATGCCAACCCGCCATCGACCCTGGCTCAGACCGAAGCACTGCTGCGTGGCGAGGTGCTGTCCACCAGCCCGGCCGAGCTGATGGCCGCGCGGCTGGTCCTGGAGCCGGCCATCGCGGCGCTGGTGGTGCAACATGGCACGCCGGCCGATTTCGCCGCCATGCAGCACGCCTGTGACGAGGCCGAGGCCGCGGCCAGCTTCGAAGCCTTCGAAATCTGGGACGCCAAGCTGCACGAACTGATGGCCACGGCCACCCACAATCTCTTCATTGAAAAAGTGTTCGCCTTGATGACGGCGGCGCGCTCGCAAGCGACTTGGGGCGCCCTCAAGCGAAAAAGCCTCACGCCGGAACGGCGCGAGGCTTACCAGACCGAACACCGCGAGATCGTCGACGCGTTGCATGACCGCGACGCCGAGCGGGCCATGGCCGCAGTGCGGCGGCATCTGCTGCACGTGAGGGATAACCTGCTGGGCTAG
- a CDS encoding carboxymuconolactone decarboxylase family protein, protein MSQRLNAFAQSPELFKKFVEFGMLLKSGTIEQSILDLIEIRASQINGCGFCLDMHVKQAKIHGERELRLHHVAIWRESTEFSPRERACLAWTEALTTLGAHGVPDEVYERVRTQLSEKEISDLSFAVMAINGWNRLNVGFQTVPGSADKAYGLDKAKFN, encoded by the coding sequence ATGAGTCAACGTCTCAACGCTTTCGCCCAATCGCCCGAGCTGTTCAAGAAATTCGTCGAATTCGGCATGCTCTTGAAGTCCGGGACGATCGAGCAGTCGATCCTGGATCTGATCGAGATCCGCGCATCGCAAATCAATGGCTGCGGCTTCTGCCTGGACATGCACGTCAAGCAGGCCAAGATCCATGGCGAACGCGAACTGCGCCTGCATCATGTCGCCATCTGGCGCGAATCCACCGAGTTTTCTCCGCGCGAGCGCGCTTGCCTGGCCTGGACCGAGGCGCTTACCACGTTGGGCGCGCATGGCGTGCCCGATGAGGTCTACGAACGCGTGCGGACCCAGTTGTCCGAAAAGGAAATCTCGGACCTCAGCTTCGCGGTGATGGCGATCAATGGCTGGAACCGCCTCAACGTGGGCTTCCAGACCGTGCCCGGCTCGGCCGACAAGGCTTATGGCCTGGACAAGGCCAAATTCAACTAA
- a CDS encoding SDR family oxidoreductase: MKILVIGGTGLIGSKLVKLLLERGHEAIAASPATGVDTITGVGLDEALAGVGVVVDVANSPSFEDKAVLEFFQTSGRNLLAAEARAGVRHHVALSVVGTHRLAESGYFRGKIAQEELIVAAGIPYTIVHSTQFFEFLGGIVQSGTQGNEVRLSPAYVQPIASDDVALAMADATLGSPVNGIVEIAGPDRLRLAGLAQRYMGKIGDTRTVQADGGARYFGALLDDETLVPGSSPRLGTIDFETWFSRSGARK, translated from the coding sequence ATGAAAATCCTGGTCATCGGCGGCACGGGCCTGATCGGCTCCAAACTCGTCAAACTGCTCCTCGAACGCGGCCACGAGGCCATCGCCGCGTCGCCCGCCACCGGCGTGGACACGATCACCGGCGTAGGGCTGGACGAAGCGCTGGCTGGCGTCGGCGTCGTGGTCGATGTTGCGAACTCGCCGTCCTTCGAAGACAAGGCCGTGCTGGAGTTCTTCCAGACCTCGGGCCGCAACCTGCTGGCTGCCGAGGCCCGGGCCGGCGTGCGCCACCACGTTGCGCTGTCGGTCGTGGGCACGCACCGCCTGGCCGAAAGCGGATACTTCCGCGGCAAGATCGCCCAGGAAGAACTGATCGTAGCGGCCGGCATTCCCTACACCATCGTCCACAGCACGCAGTTCTTCGAGTTCCTGGGCGGCATCGTGCAATCGGGCACGCAGGGCAACGAAGTACGGCTGTCGCCCGCCTATGTGCAGCCGATAGCTTCCGACGACGTGGCCCTGGCCATGGCCGATGCCACGCTGGGCTCGCCGGTGAACGGCATCGTCGAGATTGCCGGCCCCGACCGGCTGCGCCTGGCCGGACTGGCGCAACGCTATATGGGAAAAATCGGCGATACTCGCACCGTTCAGGCGGACGGCGGCGCGCGCTATTTCGGCGCATTGCTCGACGACGAAACCTTGGTGCCCGGATCCAGCCCGCGTCTGGGCACGATCGACTTCGAAACCTGGTTCAGCCGTTCGGGCGCAAGAAAGTAA
- a CDS encoding Ohr family peroxiredoxin yields the protein MSKLRPPPQTLLDKYRGGDFHPLYTTSVTVRGGEAAHGRASGIAISDDGELLVELRLPAELGGSGGGTNPEQLFAAGYAACFHGALSMLAERAGLSIPEASVTATISFGRDPVDGLYALTADINIHLPGVDKAVAEELVRNTERLCPYSKMAQDGIESVVALTQ from the coding sequence ATGAGCAAACTGCGGCCTCCACCCCAGACTCTGCTGGACAAGTACCGGGGAGGGGATTTTCATCCCCTGTACACCACTAGCGTGACGGTGCGCGGCGGGGAGGCCGCGCACGGCCGCGCATCCGGCATCGCCATTTCGGATGATGGCGAGCTCCTGGTGGAACTGCGATTGCCAGCCGAACTGGGCGGATCGGGCGGCGGGACAAACCCCGAACAGCTATTCGCCGCCGGCTACGCCGCCTGCTTCCACGGGGCGCTCAGCATGCTGGCCGAGCGTGCCGGCCTGTCCATCCCGGAAGCCTCCGTGACGGCCACCATCTCGTTCGGTCGCGACCCGGTGGATGGCTTGTATGCCCTGACCGCGGACATCAATATCCACCTGCCAGGCGTGGACAAGGCGGTGGCCGAGGAACTGGTGCGCAATACGGAGCGCCTGTGCCCGTATTCCAAGATGGCCCAGGACGGCATCGAAAGCGTGGTGGCGCTGACTCAATAG
- a CDS encoding LysR family transcriptional regulator yields MSTPISAPSVTTLPNDADSLADSFATSYAGVVAFIAVAAEGNFAKAGDRLGIGRSAVSRSVQKLEDQLGTRLFVRTTRSTTLTSEGERFYESCHPGVEQIVQALDAMRELREGPPSGQLRVCSTVGFGRKVVAPLLRGFREANPGISVELLLDDGPTDFTTDRIDVSFRNGRMEDSQVIAKKVIPMQMMLCASPGYAARHGLPSHIDELSDHGCVNFRLASGRVYEWEFKVSGHLRKVAPPAMLTFNDADLVLQSVLEGHGIAQMAGYQVCEHLRAGTLVACLPQHAPDDRGHYLCFLSRQHLPARMRVFIDYMTERIRALDLQILESLLVKQP; encoded by the coding sequence ATGTCGACACCCATATCAGCCCCCTCGGTTACCACGCTCCCCAATGACGCCGACTCCCTGGCGGACAGCTTCGCCACCAGCTACGCCGGCGTCGTCGCGTTCATCGCCGTCGCCGCGGAAGGCAACTTCGCCAAGGCCGGCGACCGCCTGGGCATCGGCCGCTCGGCGGTCAGCCGCAGCGTGCAAAAACTGGAAGATCAGCTGGGCACCCGGCTGTTCGTGCGGACCACCCGCAGCACCACGCTGACCAGCGAGGGCGAACGCTTCTATGAGAGCTGCCATCCGGGCGTGGAACAGATCGTCCAGGCCCTGGATGCCATGCGGGAACTGCGCGAGGGTCCGCCTTCGGGACAACTGCGCGTATGTTCCACCGTGGGTTTCGGCCGCAAAGTCGTCGCGCCGCTGCTCAGGGGATTCCGCGAGGCCAACCCGGGGATCTCGGTGGAGCTGCTGCTGGACGACGGCCCCACCGACTTCACCACGGACCGTATCGACGTGTCGTTCCGCAATGGCCGCATGGAAGACAGCCAGGTGATCGCCAAGAAAGTCATTCCCATGCAGATGATGCTGTGCGCCTCGCCCGGCTATGCCGCCAGGCATGGCCTGCCTAGCCACATCGACGAACTGTCCGACCATGGCTGCGTGAATTTTCGGCTGGCGTCCGGACGCGTGTACGAATGGGAATTCAAGGTGAGCGGCCATCTGCGCAAGGTCGCGCCGCCCGCCATGCTGACCTTCAACGACGCCGATCTGGTCCTGCAATCGGTGCTGGAAGGCCATGGCATCGCGCAAATGGCGGGCTACCAGGTCTGCGAGCATCTGCGCGCGGGCACGCTGGTGGCCTGCCTGCCGCAGCACGCGCCCGACGACCGCGGCCATTACCTGTGCTTTCTCAGCCGCCAGCACCTGCCCGCGCGCATGCGCGTGTTCATCGATTACATGACTGAACGCATCCGCGCGCTGGATCTGCAGATCCTGGAAAGCCTGCTGGTCAAGCAGCCGTGA
- a CDS encoding cupin domain-containing protein, whose translation MSKITKIGLPFIAASALLGHLAQAAPPHATHAAAPADPIVTALMNKDLPDIPGKDALMITVDYPPGAADPIHRHDAYSFVYVLEGSIIMQVQGGKEVTLTPGQTFYEGPDDIHTVGRNASQTKPAKFLVVLIKKQGAPALLPVK comes from the coding sequence ATGTCGAAGATCACGAAAATCGGATTGCCCTTTATCGCGGCCAGCGCGCTGCTGGGCCATCTGGCCCAGGCCGCGCCGCCTCATGCCACCCACGCCGCCGCGCCGGCCGACCCCATCGTGACGGCGCTGATGAACAAGGATCTGCCGGACATCCCCGGCAAGGACGCGTTGATGATCACCGTCGACTATCCGCCCGGAGCAGCCGACCCCATCCATCGCCATGACGCCTACAGCTTCGTCTATGTGCTGGAAGGCAGCATCATCATGCAGGTGCAGGGCGGCAAGGAAGTGACCCTGACCCCCGGCCAGACGTTCTACGAAGGCCCGGACGACATCCACACCGTGGGCCGTAACGCCAGCCAGACCAAGCCGGCCAAGTTTCTGGTCGTGCTGATCAAGAAACAGGGCGCGCCCGCCCTGCTCCCGGTTAAATAA
- a CDS encoding RNA polymerase sigma-70 factor: protein MTDSTVLFNHHRPRLYAIAYRMLGAVAEAEDVVQDAWLRWHDTDRSAIENAEAWLVTVATRLSIDRLRAAKAERANYVGVWLPEPMLMAAPSTPEEIREFADDVSVAFLFMLESLSPDARAAFLMREVFDADYEDVALTLGKNQAACRQLVRRARQQLRQGAPREAVPRATLQRLLLAFADAMQRSDFHGLLALLSDDAQLIGDGGGKVASFASLVGGKRLAQLFYAGKRRYRDALRVEVIQVNGQWTLLRFIDGSLESVQSYETDGRRLTRVLVQRNPDKLARIAAALSQD from the coding sequence ATGACCGACTCCACCGTGTTGTTCAACCATCATCGGCCTCGCTTGTACGCGATCGCCTACCGCATGCTGGGCGCCGTCGCCGAGGCGGAGGACGTGGTGCAGGACGCCTGGCTGCGTTGGCACGACACTGACCGTTCCGCCATAGAAAACGCCGAGGCCTGGCTGGTGACCGTCGCCACCCGCCTGTCCATCGACCGCCTGCGCGCAGCCAAGGCCGAGCGGGCCAATTATGTGGGGGTCTGGCTGCCGGAACCCATGCTGATGGCCGCGCCGTCCACGCCGGAAGAGATCCGCGAGTTCGCCGATGATGTCTCGGTGGCTTTCCTGTTCATGCTGGAAAGCCTGTCGCCGGATGCGCGCGCGGCGTTCTTGATGCGCGAGGTGTTCGACGCCGACTACGAAGATGTCGCGCTTACCCTGGGCAAGAACCAGGCCGCTTGCCGCCAGCTGGTGCGGCGGGCCAGGCAGCAGCTGCGTCAGGGTGCCCCACGCGAGGCAGTGCCGCGCGCAACGCTGCAACGCCTGCTGCTGGCCTTCGCCGATGCGATGCAGCGCAGCGACTTCCACGGCCTGCTCGCCCTCTTGAGCGACGACGCCCAGCTCATCGGCGATGGCGGCGGCAAGGTCGCCAGCTTTGCCAGCCTGGTGGGCGGCAAGCGCCTGGCTCAGCTGTTCTATGCGGGCAAGCGGCGGTACCGCGATGCCCTGCGCGTCGAGGTGATCCAGGTGAACGGGCAATGGACGCTGCTGCGCTTCATCGACGGCAGCCTGGAGTCCGTGCAATCCTACGAAACCGACGGCCGGCGCCTGACCAGGGTCCTGGTGCAGCGCAACCCGGACAAACTGGCGCGCATCGCGGCGGCGTTGTCGCAAGACTGA
- a CDS encoding bestrophin family protein yields the protein MHLGKSYRLGEFVVWTRRNICGLLVLSLVPVVLYQVAGLKWLTLPLSVVSLLGTATTFVVGFKNVQTYTRTVEAQKIWMSIVSASRYWGVISHTYTGDAEISTGLVNRHLAWLTALRYQLRAARVWETVESRHNSEYRKHYVIPERRVSLESALSRYLPQEDILALAQADGKAVQLLGAQGFAVRRLLDDGAITASEYAELNSRIREFLDLQGQAERIKNFPYPRQYAIINTLFVRSFCVVLPFGLTAQFDQIGQGISGFMQGQMVWLVVPFSVIISWIYTSLEQVGESTENPFEGSANDVPISHLSTMIERDIKQMHGRAQLPPPSLGNIVL from the coding sequence ATGCATCTCGGAAAATCCTATCGCCTGGGCGAATTCGTGGTCTGGACCCGCAGGAATATCTGTGGCTTGCTGGTGCTGAGCCTGGTGCCCGTGGTGCTGTACCAGGTTGCCGGCCTGAAATGGCTGACCCTGCCCTTGTCGGTGGTGTCGCTGCTGGGCACGGCCACCACCTTCGTGGTCGGCTTCAAGAATGTGCAGACCTACACGCGCACGGTAGAGGCGCAGAAGATCTGGATGAGCATCGTCAGCGCCAGCCGTTACTGGGGCGTGATCAGCCATACCTACACCGGCGATGCCGAAATCTCGACCGGGCTGGTGAACCGCCACCTGGCCTGGCTGACGGCGCTGCGCTATCAATTGCGGGCGGCCCGTGTCTGGGAAACCGTGGAAAGCCGGCATAACTCGGAATATCGGAAGCACTATGTGATCCCTGAGCGCCGCGTCTCCCTGGAATCCGCGCTGTCCCGCTACCTGCCGCAGGAAGACATACTGGCGCTCGCGCAGGCCGACGGCAAGGCGGTGCAGTTGCTGGGCGCCCAGGGCTTCGCGGTCAGGCGCCTGCTCGACGACGGCGCCATCACCGCATCGGAATATGCCGAACTCAACAGCCGCATCCGGGAATTCCTGGATTTGCAGGGGCAGGCCGAACGCATCAAGAATTTTCCCTACCCGCGCCAGTACGCCATCATCAACACGCTGTTCGTGCGTTCCTTCTGCGTGGTGCTGCCTTTTGGCCTGACGGCCCAGTTCGACCAGATCGGCCAGGGCATCAGCGGCTTCATGCAGGGCCAGATGGTATGGCTGGTGGTGCCGTTCAGCGTGATCATCTCCTGGATCTACACGTCTCTCGAGCAGGTGGGCGAGAGCACGGAAAACCCCTTCGAAGGCAGCGCCAACGATGTGCCGATCAGCCACTTGAGCACGATGATCGAACGGGACATCAAGCAGATGCATGGCCGCGCCCAACTGCCGCCGCCGAGCCTCGGGAACATCGTGCTGTAG
- a CDS encoding DedA family protein, with translation MPPHEWIAQYGALVVFLNVLGASLGLPLPVMPTLIAVGASHALGPAASWSIAFPLSLILGTAILAGVLADLVWFRGGKRYGARTLHTVCNLSLSREACVSRTERFFERWGVRLLIVARFMPGLSLVAVPLCGAMGVRLRSFIWHDCVGVALWASAGLTLGAAFAAQIQDLLAALSALGGRVLVAAGVATALYLAYRHGRRAVAAKALEKARIAAQ, from the coding sequence ATGCCACCGCATGAATGGATCGCGCAGTATGGCGCGCTGGTGGTGTTCCTGAATGTGCTGGGCGCATCGCTGGGTCTTCCGCTGCCTGTCATGCCCACGCTGATCGCCGTGGGGGCCAGCCATGCCCTTGGCCCGGCCGCGTCGTGGTCGATCGCCTTCCCGCTTTCGCTCATCCTCGGCACGGCAATCCTGGCCGGCGTGCTGGCCGACCTCGTCTGGTTCAGGGGCGGCAAGCGCTACGGGGCTCGCACGCTGCATACCGTGTGCAACCTGTCGCTCTCCCGCGAGGCCTGCGTCAGCAGGACCGAGCGCTTCTTCGAGCGCTGGGGCGTGCGCCTGTTGATCGTTGCGCGGTTCATGCCGGGCCTGTCGCTGGTTGCCGTGCCGCTTTGCGGCGCGATGGGAGTGCGGCTGCGGTCATTCATCTGGCACGACTGCGTGGGGGTGGCGCTTTGGGCCTCGGCGGGGCTGACGTTGGGCGCGGCGTTCGCGGCCCAGATCCAGGACCTCCTGGCCGCCCTGTCGGCGCTGGGCGGGCGGGTGCTGGTCGCGGCCGGCGTCGCGACGGCGCTTTATCTGGCGTACCGCCATGGGCGGCGCGCCGTGGCGGCAAAGGCGCTTGAGAAAGCGCGGATCGCCGCGCAGTAA
- a CDS encoding dihydrofolate reductase family protein produces the protein MRKLMVSVFISLDGVIQSPGGPGEDTSGGFRLGGWIVPFADEAIGQNLHDLLSRPFELLLGRCTYDIFASYWPTVPADSGSRGIADLFNSVPKHVATHRSDPLAWQNSHALKGSLADAIRALKAQDGADLLTFGSGDMVRQLLAAGLVDELRLVVYPVMLGGGKRLFGDDALASSFTLAHSISTPGGVVINRYLLDGEVRTGTFGDGD, from the coding sequence ATGCGCAAGCTCATGGTCTCCGTATTCATCAGCCTGGATGGCGTCATTCAATCGCCTGGCGGGCCGGGAGAAGATACCAGCGGCGGGTTCCGGCTGGGGGGCTGGATCGTCCCCTTTGCCGACGAAGCCATCGGCCAGAATCTGCATGACCTGCTGTCGCGGCCGTTCGAGTTGCTGCTGGGGCGTTGCACCTACGACATATTCGCTTCGTATTGGCCGACAGTGCCGGCCGATTCAGGCAGCCGCGGCATCGCCGACCTGTTCAACAGCGTGCCCAAGCATGTTGCCACGCATCGGTCCGACCCCTTGGCCTGGCAGAACAGCCACGCGCTCAAGGGCAGCCTGGCCGATGCGATACGCGCGCTAAAAGCTCAGGACGGCGCCGATCTGCTGACGTTCGGCAGCGGCGACATGGTGCGCCAACTGCTTGCAGCCGGCCTGGTGGACGAACTTCGGCTGGTGGTCTACCCGGTCATGCTCGGGGGCGGCAAGCGCTTGTTCGGCGACGACGCGCTGGCGTCTTCCTTTACGCTGGCGCACTCGATCAGCACGCCGGGGGGCGTGGTGATCAACCGCTACCTGCTGGATGGCGAGGTGCGCACGGGAACGTTCGGGGACGGCGATTGA
- a CDS encoding GntR family transcriptional regulator, which yields MAPATHDALPVLDRSGDIPLHAQVAALLRGYIRTNKLAAGAVLPSEAALCERFGVARSVVRQALAALAAEGLIQRETGRPATVAAPQEHRRLVQRSTGLYEQFAQSGVTLQTRVLALGRAEPPADVAEFFGTSRLLMLERLRHVADAPLAYVRTWLPADAVPGLRAEHLVDASLHGVLTRQFGLRPGAGRNQIRAVAADATLAELLGTQAGTPLLMLQGQGMDQHGQPLEWFTTWHRAEQLVFDVDVSMGHESVQPRLQDPAAASPDAPSDGHDPLARAQALVAELSAELARLRGQS from the coding sequence ATGGCGCCCGCCACGCACGACGCATTGCCCGTTCTTGACCGCTCCGGCGATATCCCGCTGCACGCCCAGGTGGCGGCCCTGCTGCGCGGATACATCCGCACGAACAAGCTCGCGGCCGGCGCCGTGCTGCCCAGCGAGGCCGCGCTGTGCGAGCGCTTCGGCGTGGCGCGCAGCGTGGTTCGCCAGGCCCTGGCGGCCCTGGCCGCCGAAGGACTGATCCAGCGCGAGACGGGACGCCCGGCCACGGTGGCGGCGCCCCAGGAACACCGGCGGCTGGTGCAGCGGTCCACCGGGCTCTACGAGCAGTTCGCCCAATCGGGCGTAACCCTGCAGACCCGGGTACTGGCCCTGGGCCGGGCCGAGCCGCCCGCCGACGTGGCCGAGTTCTTCGGCACGAGCCGTCTGTTGATGCTGGAACGGTTGCGCCACGTGGCCGATGCGCCGCTGGCCTATGTGCGCACCTGGCTGCCGGCCGACGCCGTGCCGGGCCTGCGCGCCGAGCACCTGGTCGACGCGTCCCTGCATGGTGTGCTGACCCGGCAATTCGGCCTGCGCCCCGGCGCCGGCCGCAATCAGATCCGCGCCGTGGCCGCCGACGCGACACTGGCCGAACTCCTGGGCACCCAGGCCGGCACTCCCCTGCTGATGCTGCAAGGCCAGGGCATGGACCAACATGGCCAGCCCCTGGAATGGTTCACCACCTGGCACCGCGCGGAACAACTGGTGTTCGACGTGGACGTCAGCATGGGCCACGAGAGCGTGCAGCCCCGGCTGCAGGACCCCGCGGCCGCCTCGCCGGATGCGCCGTCCGACGGCCACGATCCGCTGGCGCGCGCCCAGGCCCTGGTGGCCGAGCTTTCCGCCGAACTGGCAAGGCTGCGCGGGCAGTCCTGA
- the pdxA gene encoding 4-hydroxythreonine-4-phosphate dehydrogenase PdxA: protein MTQTLSTKLPLLAVTLGDVAGIGPEITAKMLMGHDELRQKARLLVVGDVDVMINAVRNLGGDPAIVRKLDRAADTSNTPGTIEVLQAGPSLAHVKLGEISADAGDGSVRFVTTACALARAGEVDGIVTAPLNKAAMHAAGHKWPGHTELLAHEFGVKTFSLVLSAGDLYIFHATTHVSLRQAIEDLTPARMRAVLRLAGSFAKALGRGDEPVAVSGLNPHAGENGIFGSEDADILAPAVAEANAAGILAAGPIPADALFPQAVRGKWKFVIACYHDQGHAPFKAVYGDDGVNITVGLPVVRVSVDHGTAFDIAGKGIAREDSLILAAERAAHLAPGWTHVWETARAQTGG, encoded by the coding sequence ATGACACAAACCCTTTCCACGAAGCTGCCCCTGCTGGCCGTGACCTTGGGCGACGTGGCGGGCATCGGGCCGGAAATCACGGCCAAGATGCTCATGGGCCACGACGAACTGCGCCAGAAGGCCCGCCTGCTGGTGGTCGGCGACGTGGACGTCATGATCAATGCCGTGCGCAATCTGGGCGGCGACCCCGCCATCGTGCGCAAGCTGGACCGCGCGGCCGACACGAGCAACACCCCGGGCACGATCGAAGTGCTGCAGGCCGGCCCGTCGCTGGCCCATGTGAAGCTGGGCGAAATCAGCGCGGACGCCGGCGACGGCTCGGTGCGCTTCGTCACCACGGCCTGCGCCCTGGCGCGCGCCGGCGAGGTCGACGGCATCGTCACCGCGCCGCTGAACAAGGCTGCGATGCACGCCGCCGGCCACAAATGGCCCGGCCACACCGAGCTGCTGGCGCACGAGTTCGGCGTCAAGACCTTCTCGCTGGTGCTGTCGGCCGGCGACCTGTACATCTTCCACGCCACCACCCATGTGTCGCTGCGCCAGGCCATCGAAGACCTGACCCCGGCGCGCATGCGCGCGGTGCTGCGCCTGGCCGGATCGTTCGCCAAGGCGCTGGGCCGCGGCGACGAGCCGGTCGCGGTATCGGGCCTGAATCCGCACGCCGGCGAGAACGGCATCTTCGGCAGCGAAGACGCCGACATCCTGGCGCCCGCCGTGGCCGAGGCCAACGCCGCCGGCATTCTTGCCGCCGGCCCCATCCCGGCCGACGCGCTGTTCCCGCAGGCCGTGCGCGGCAAGTGGAAGTTCGTGATCGCCTGTTACCACGACCAGGGCCACGCGCCCTTCAAGGCCGTGTATGGCGACGACGGCGTGAACATCACGGTGGGCCTTCCGGTCGTGCGCGTGTCGGTGGACCACGGCACCGCCTTCGACATCGCGGGCAAGGGCATCGCCCGCGAAGACAGCCTGATCCTTGCCGCCGAGCGCGCCGCGCATCTGGCCCCGGGCTGGACGCATGTATGGGAAACTGCGCGGGCACAAACCGGAGGTTGA